From a single Phragmites australis chromosome 7, lpPhrAust1.1, whole genome shotgun sequence genomic region:
- the LOC133924405 gene encoding uncharacterized protein LOC133924405: MDGGERTFKANFTGEGVALLRDRVKEKLRELMGDYSDDTLAEYVVVLLRNGRHRDEAAKELQVFLGDDNDAFVSWLWDHLSSNLHLYVQPKAVTTNDDAKSTHSTARGLPVRSLTSTIQTNCEPEAETQKTMRTHQKREWGLVVREQSEAVPLRSVIANVPHAEEKVLNGSHAEEKAFHKSHAVRRTSSPDMHNHKKRSREADARSTKRASHPVIGAPRRLLQFAVRDAVRTVQPMTPRSESASKRLRSVVSTLASDSTLDVTHVRLQKTNSDVRVPGATTALRAAAEAAEDVLKDSFSGSVFNRLGGVPTINSTEESLALRERDPESGEYDNIDNIRAENQVEFHERNQYGGSYAYMYDQETEEAAGSLPNIGEYDNTRTVKYNGLGSRRSTLPSSGGKESLVVGYVRGAAEVRSRRLIAQGTHAGSGPRPSEKILNISSNTGTRKLPTHEARDAVTFEPQVPMEKKGADARKSNVTITHVNDTTVTDKSKDLIHSSSMVEVQKASSLAVGSYTTGQPEGGTDSRTVFVSNVHFGASKDALSRHFNKFGAILKTLIVTDGVTGQPTGSAYIEFLHKESAEQALTLNGTSFMSRILKVIRRSSIEVPQLPGWPRASRGSPFASRLIRTAYPRPTFPGAIRGRLPLRGGARSLQWKRDAADSPDAGKPSPTTPATPVNQLLTPTTRSFTYTRTEPKPNDGAMV; this comes from the exons ATGGACGGCGGCGAGAGGACGTTCAAGGCGAACTTCACCGGCGAGGGGGTGGCGCTGCTGCGGGACCGCGTCAAGGAGAAGCTCAGGGAGCTCATGGGCGACTACTCCGACGACACACTCGCG GAGTATGTTGTGGTGTTGCTCAGGAATGGAAGGCACAGGGATGAGGCTGCAAAGGAGCTGCAGGTTTTTTTGGGCGATGACAATGATGCATTTGTATCCTG GTTATGGGATCACCTCTCCTCAAATTTGCACCTTTATGTGCAACCTAAAGCTGTCACTACTAATGATGACGCTAAAAGCACTCACAGTACTGCTAGAGGATTGCCTGTTCGCAGTTTGACTAGCACTATACAGACCAATTGTGAACCTGAAGCTGAAACCCAAAAGACAATGAGAACTCATCAGAAAAGAGAGTGGGGACTAGTAGTTCGAGAACAATCAGAGGCAGTTCCCCTTCGGAGTGTTATAGCCAATGTTCCACATGCAGAGGAAAAAGTTTTGAATGGGTCACATGCAGAGGAAAAGGCTTTTCATAAATCACATGCTGTAAGACGAACCAGCTCTCCTGACATGCATAATCACAAAAAGAGAAGCAGAGAGGCAGATGCACGATCAACCAAG AGGGCATCCCACCCAGTTATTGGTGCACCACGCCGGCTTCTTCAGTTTGCTGTTCGTGATGCTGTCAGAACTGTGCAGCCAATGACCCCTAGATCAGAATCAGCTTCCAAGCGACTTCGTTCTGTAGTGTCTACCTTGGCATCAGATTCCACGCTTGATGTTACTCATGTTAGGTTACAGAAAACAAATTCAGATGTGAGAGTACCAGGTGCCACAACAGCATTAAGAGCTGCAGCTGAGGCTGCTGAAGATGTTCTTAAGGACAGCTTTTCTGGGAGTGTGTTTAATAGGTTGGGTGGAGTGCCCACAATAAATTCTACTGAAGAATCACTTGCTCTTAGAGAACGAGATCCAGAAAGTGGAGAATATGATAATATAGATAACATCCGAGCAGAAAATCAGGTTGAATTTCATGAAAGAAATCAGTATGGTGGCAGTTATGCTTACATGTATGATCAGGAAACAGAGGAAGCTGCTGGTTCTCTTCCAAATATTGGTGAGTATGATAACACCCGCACAGTTAAGTATAATGGTTTGGGTTCTCGCCGAAGTACATTGCCTTCTAGTGGAGGGAAAGAGTCATTAGTAGTGGGGTATGTACGAGGAGCTGCTGAAGTAAGAAGCAGAAGATTGATAGCTCAGGGGACACATGCTGGTTCAGGACCAAGACCATCTGAAAAGATCTTAAATATTTCTTCTAACACTGGTACAAGGAAACTTCCAACCCATGAAGCAAGGGATGCTGTTACATTTGAGCCTCAAGTACCTATGGAGAAGAAAGGTGCTGATGCAAGGAAGTCAAATGTGACTATCACGCATGTTAATGATACGACTGTGACTGATAAGTCCAAA GATTTGATACATTCAAGTTCTATGGTGGAGGTACAGAAGGCTTCATCACTTG cTGTTGGATCATACACTACAGGTCAGCCTGAAGGTGGCACTGATTCTAGAACTGTCTTTGTTAGCAAT GTACATTTTGGTGCATCGAAAGATGCTCTTTCCCGTCATTTCAATAAGTTTGGGGCTATCCTAAAGACCCTTATTGTGACTGATGGTGTCACTGGTCAGCCAACAGG CTCAGCGTACATTGAGTTCTTGCACAAAGAATCAGCAGAGCAGGCATTAACTCTGAATGGCACATCTTTTATGTCACGCATTTTGAAG GTCATTCGAAGAAGCTCTATTGAAGTGCCCCAACTGCCTGGCTGGCCCCGTGCTTCTCGAGGATCACCATTTGCTTCAAGGCTCATAAGAACTGCATACCCAAGGCCAACGTTTCCTGGTGCTATCCGTGGGCGACTACCACTCAGAGGTGGTGCCCGGAGTTTACAATGGAAGCGTGATGCAGCTGATTCCCCTGATGCCGGAAAACCTAGTCCAACCACACCTGCAACTCCTGTGAATCAGTTGCTAACCCCAACCACACGAAGCTTCACCTACACACGCACTGAGCCAAAACCTAATGATGGTGCGATGGTTTGA
- the LOC133924407 gene encoding probably inactive leucine-rich repeat receptor-like protein kinase At5g06940, with the protein MAPAGTHAPLSLLLFHFLSPLIAASTAAPSPTAGAAQTPQELLLDFKASLQDPSGALSSWSRSTPYCNWPHITCTSTAATANATVSISLSLPGLSLSGDVSASSLCRVPGLVALSLASNGFNQTIPLQLSRCTSLVSLNLSAGAFWGPLPDQLGMLTSLTSLDLSGNSIEGQVPAGLAALGSLEVLDLGGNQLSGVLHPALFGNLTSLHFLDLSRNQFLESELPSELGKMGSLRWLFLQGSGFSGGIPESLLELEQLEVLDLSMNSLTGAMPPGFGIKFQKLMTLDLSQNGLSGPFPEEIGKCVMLQRFEVHDNAFTGELPAGLWSLPDLRVIRGENNRFSGQLPEFSGVQSRLEQVQLDNNSFSGGIPQSIGLIRTMYRFSASLNELNGSLPDNFCDSPAMSIVNISRNSLTGTIPEFKNCKRLVSLYLSGNAFTGPIPASLGDLPVLTYIDLSSNSLTGGIPAELQNLKLALLNVSYNQLSGRVPPSLISGLPAVFLQGNPGLCGPGLPNDCDAPLRKHQGLAVAATVASFVTGVTLLAVGAFAVCRRLQGSKSSPWKLVLFYPIRITGEEVFAGFHDKNIIGRGAFGKVYLIELQDGQSIAVKRLVNSGKLTSRARKNEMKVLAKIRHKNIAKMLGFCYSEGEVSVIYEHLQRGSLQDLICAPKFTMGWSDRVRIALGVAQGLVHLHHGHTPCVLHRDLKSSNVLLGDEFEPRVTGFGIDLVVGEKAYQSSLACDLNYKCYVAPEQNCTKKPTRFMDVYSFGVILLELVTGKPAEHPASDDSIDIVRWVRRRINVTDGASQILDPSVSRTAQKGMLAALELALRCTSVMPDQRPAMDEVVRSLEPLCFSVHPQTPLPTETALEP; encoded by the exons ATGGCACCCGCCGGCACCCACGCCCCCCTCTCCCTGCTCCTCTTCCACTTCCTTTCGCCATTGATCGCCGCCTCAACAGCGGCGCCTTCGCCAACAGCTGGAGCAGCACAGACACCGCAAGAGCTCCTGCTTGACTTCAAAGCCTCCCTGCAGGACCCGTCCGGCGCGCTCTCGTCCTGGTCGCGCTCCACCCCCTACTGCAACTGGCCGCACATCACCTGCAccagcaccgccgccaccgccaacgccaccgtctccatctccctctccctcccggGCCTCAGCCTCTCCGGCGACGTTTCGGCCTCCTCCCTCTGCCGCGTGCCCGGCCTCGTCGCGCTCAGCCTCGCGTCCAACGGCTTCAACCAGACCATCCCGCTGCAGCTCTCGCGCTGCACCTCGCTCGTCTCGCTCAACCTCAGCGCCGGCGCCTTCTGGGGCCCGCTTCCCGACCAGCTCGGCATGCTCACCTCGCTCACGTCGCTCGACCTCAGCGGCAACAGCATCGAAGGGCAGGTGCCCGCCGGCCTCGCCGCGCTGGGGAGCCTCGAGGTGCTCGACCTCGGGGGCAACCAGCTCTCCGGCGTGCTCCACCCGGCGCTGTTCGGCAACCTCACCAGCCTGCACTTCCTGGACCTGTCCAGGAACCAGTTCCTGGAGTCCGAGCTGCCATCGGAGCTCGGCAAGATGGGCAGCCTCAGGTGGCTCTTCCTGCAGGGGTCAGGGTTCAGCGGCGGGATCCCTGAATCCTTACTAGAGTTGGAGCAGCTGGAGGTTCTTGATCTGTCCATGAACAGCCTgaccggagccatgcctcccggcTTTGGCATCAAGTTTCAGAAGCTGATGACTCTGGATTTGTCACAGAACGGTCTCTCCGGGCCGTTCCCTGAAGAGATTGGGAAGTGTGTGATGCTCCAGAGGTTTGAGGTGCATGACAACGCCTTCACGGGAGAGCTTCCCGCCGGACTCTGGTCGCTGCCGGACTTGCGCGTGATCCGGGGCGAGAACAACCGGTTCTCCGGCCAGTTGCCTGAGTTCTCCGGCGTCCAGTCTCGGCTCGAGCAGGTTCAGCTTGACAACAACAGCTTCTCCGGTGGGATACCTCAGAGCATCGGCCTGATCCGCACGATGTACCGGTTCTCCGCCTCCCTGAACGAGCTCAACGGCAGCTTGCCGGACAACTTCTGCGACTCCCCGGCGATGAGCATCGTAAACATCTCCCGCAACTCGCTCACCGGCACGATCCCGGAGTTCAAGAACTGCAAGAGACTGGTGTCGCTGTACCTTTCCGGCAACGCCTTCACCGGGCCAATACCGGCGTCCCTCGGCGACTTGCCGGTTCTGACTTACATCGACCTGTCCAGCAACAGCCTCACCGGTGGCATTCCGGCGGAACTCCAGAACCTGAAGCTTGCGCTGCTCAATGTCTCGTATAACCAGCTCTCTGGCCGTGTGCCTCCGTCTCTGATCTCCGGCCTTCCAGCCGTGTTTCTCCAAGGGAACCCCGGGCTGTGCGGCCCCGGATTGCCTAACGATTGCGATGCGCCATTGAGGAAGCATCAGGGCCTAGCAGTGGCTGCAACCGTGGCCTCGTTCGTCACCGGAGTGACGCTGCTCGCTGTAGGAGCATTTGCAGTTTGTAGGAGGTTACAAGGCAGCAAGTCCTCCCCATGGAAGCTTGTACTCTTTTACCCTATCAGGATCACCGGGGAGGAAGTGTTCGCCGGATTTCACGACAAGAACATCATCGGTAGGGGTGCATTTGGAAAAGTTTATCTGATTGAGCTACAAGACGGGCAAAGTATCGCGGTGAAGAGGCTGGTGAATTCTGGCAAGCTAACATCCAGAGCAAGGAAGAATGAGATGAAGGTATTGGCAAAAATCCGGCACAAGAACATCGCCAAGATGCTAGGATTCTGCTACTCAGAGGGCGAGGTCAGCGTCATCTATGAACACTTGCAGAGAGGAAGCTTGCAGGATTTGATCTGTGCGCCCAAATTCACGATGGGGTGGAGCGACCGGGTGAGGATCGCATTGGGAGTAGCTCAAGGATTGGTGCACCTTCACCACGGTCATACTCCTTGCGTGCTGCATAGAGATCTGAAGTCGAGCAATGTGCTGCTTGGTGATGAATTTGAGCCCAGGGTTACTGGATTTGGGATCGATCTTGTCGTCGGAGAAAAGGCATACCAGTCTTCCTTGGCTTGTGATCTGAACTACAAGTGCTACGTTGCGCCAG AGCAGAACTGCACCAAGAAACCAACGCGCTTCATGGACGTCTACAGCTTCGGGGTCATCCTCCTGGAGCTGGTCACCGGAAAGCCAGCGGAGCATCCGGCGTCCGACGACTCCATCGACATCGTCAGGTGGGTGCGGCGGCGGATCAACGTGACCGACGGAGCGTCACAGATACTTGACCCCAGCGTCTCCCGCACGGCGCAGAAGGGGATGCTGGCAGCCCTTGAGCTCGCGCTGCGCTGCACGTCGGTTATGCCTGACCAGAGACCGGCCATGGATGAGGTCGTCCGGTCGCTGGAGCCACTGTGTTTCAGCGTTCATCCGCAGACGCCGCTGCCCACTGAAACTGCTCTGGAGCCTTGA
- the LOC133924408 gene encoding uncharacterized protein LOC133924408, with the protein MAPFRRWADLPPDLLCRIGDRLDLKWYASARGACTAWRCALAPPSPALLVVADDARWCPYAASLPTRRSFELTAIVSGSRCVGSSNGWLALSVALFGGHTMFVLLNPITAVEIILPPLIYESRWVSKVVFTPSPAKDDFAAAAICDIDRIAYVTAGARRWAVMDPVHLACGDQLTDVVYTDKGKVYCLTRWGDVHVLRLPERRRRKPANADEAGPSVPEFSVLQPPAERTVNFRALRWQQQRNFRMMRYEQARPRDQDPTVPLSITYCAETFIPYRRVPPESQGPHLNAPATVESLLSEANLPFNPATVFAPPYDTVSAFTSAKNLVFCEGNLYQVWRNASCTVTLQLPGGGQRRVSENEILVLRYYPRRQPCWDLVKDLGGYSLFIGRNNAVSMYSEGVPGLRGNCVYWIGGRGRDQGMVFDMETERSTPCRSPPVSFVPGHPHSTICWYFLSDIVSNSSSSSSNNNGGRRVYQTRARARADLTQDLEE; encoded by the coding sequence ATGGCGCCGTTCCGGCGCTGGGCGGACCTGCCCCCCGACCTCCTCTGCCGCATCGGCGACCGCCTCGACCTCAAGTGGTACGCCAGCGCGCGGGGCGCCTGCACGGCGTGGCGCTGCGCGCTCGCGCCGCCCTCGCCCgcgctcctcgtcgtcgccgacgACGCCAGGTGGTGCCCCTACGCCGCGTCCCTTCCCACGCGGAGATCCTTCGAGCTCACCGCCATCGTCTCCGGTAGCCGATGCGTCGGCTCCAGCAACGGCTGGCTCGCGCTCTCTGTCGCGCTCTTCGGGGGGCATACCATGTTCGTGCTCCTCAACCCCATCACAGCCGTGGAGATCATCCTCCCGCCGCTGATCTACGAGAGCAGGTGGGTCTCCAAGGTCGTCTTCACCCCCAGCCCCGCCAAGGACGACTtcgccgctgccgccatctGCGACATCGATAGGATCGCGTACGTCACCGCCGGGGCCAGGAGGTGGGCCGTCATGGACCCCGTCCACCTCGCCTGCGGGGACCAGCTCACCGACGTCGTTTACACCGACAAAGGTAAGGTCTACTGCCTCACGAGGTGGGGAGACGTGCATGTGCTCCGCCTccccgagcgccgccgccggaagcCCGCCAACGCTGATGAAGCAGGCCCCTCCGTGCCAGAGTTTTCTGTACTCCAACCGCCTGCTGAACGCACGGTTAATTTTCGGGCGCTGCGATGGCAGCAACAGCGCAATTTTCGCATGATGCGCTATGAACAGGCCCGGCCAAGAGATCAGGATCCAACCGTGCCATTGAGTATTACATACTGTGCAGAGACGTTTATCCCATATAGGAGGGTTCCACCTGAATCTCAAGGACCACATCTAAATGCGCCGGCCACGGTTGAATCCTTGTTGTCTGAGGCCAACCTCCCGTTTAACCCTGCCACTGTCTTTGCTCCTCCATATGACACCGTATCGGCGTTCACTAGTGCCAAGAACTTGGTGTTCTGCGAGGGTAATTTGTACCAAGTCTGGAGGAATGCAAGCTGCACTGTTACTCTGCAGCTGCCAGGAGGGGGTCAGCGCCGTGTCTCGGAGAATGAGATCTTGGTTCTGAGGTACTATCCCCGGCGTCAGCCTTGCTGGGATTTGGTGAAGGACTTAGGGGGTTACTCACTTTTTATTGGAAGGAACAATGCAGTGTCGATGTATTCAGAGGGTGTGCCAGGACTGAGGGGCAACTGCGTGTACTGGATCGGTGGGCGTGGCAGGGATCAGGGCATGGTTTTTGACATGGAAACTGAGAGGTCTACACCGTGCCGGTCTCCTCCGGTTAGCTTTGTACCTGGGCATCCGCATAGCACAATCTGCTGGTACTTCTTGAGCGATATAGtgagcaacagcagcagcagcagcagcaacaataaTGGAGGAAGAAGAGTTTATCAGACCCGAGCAAGGGCTCGGGCAGATCTCACGCAAGATCTCGAGGAATGA